A stretch of the Panicum virgatum strain AP13 chromosome 9N, P.virgatum_v5, whole genome shotgun sequence genome encodes the following:
- the LOC120692199 gene encoding spliceosome-associated protein 130 A-like isoform X2, giving the protein MYLYSLTLQRATGAVCAVIGSFSGRDTKKSAASGSASTQEIAVARGSTLDLLRPDPETGRLRTLLSVDVFGVIRSLAQFRLTGANKDYLVVGSDSGRLVILEYSPDRNRFDKVHQETFGKSGCRRIVPGQLLAVDPKGRALCIAALEKQKLVYVLNRDAAARLTISSPLEAHKSNTITFSLTALDCGFDNPIFAAIELEYAESDRDPTGQAANQAQKLLTFYELDLGLNHVSRKASEPIDNGANLLVTVPGGGDGPSGVLVCCDNFVLYRNQGHPEVRAVIPRRADLPAERGVLIVAAATHRQKSLFFFLLQTEYGDIFKVDLEHSGETVTELRIKYFDTIPVASATCVLRSGFLFAASEFGNHALYQFRDIGRDADVESSSATLMETEEGFQPVFFQPRPLKNLIRIDEIESLMPVMDMRITNLFDEETPQLFTACGRGPRSTLRILRPGLAISEMARSMLPAEPIAVWTVKKNINDMFDAYIVVSFANVTLVLSIGETIEEVSDSQFLDTTHSLAVTLLGEDSLMQVHPNGIRHIREDGRVNEWRTPGKKTITKVGSNRLQVVIALSGGELIYFEMDMTGQLMEVEKQDMSGDVACLAIAPVPEGRQRSRFLAVGSYDNTIRILSLDPDDCLQPLSVQSVSSAPESLLFLEVQASVGGEDGAEYPANLFLNAGLQNGVLFRTNVDMVTGQLSDTRSRFLGLRPPKLFPCIVSHRQAMLCLSSRPWLGYIHQGHFLLTPLSCDTLESAASFSSDQCSEGVVAVAGDALRIFTIERLGETFNETAIPLRYTPRKFVILPKKKYIAVIESDKGAFSAEEREAAKKECLEASGATENGNANNGDPMENGDGQEGGAEEGNTFPDEQYGYPKAESERWVSCIRILDPRSRDTTCLLELQDNEAAVSICTVNFHDKEHGTLLVVGTAKGLQFWPKRTLAAGFIHIYKFVDEGKSLELLHKTQVEEVPLALCQYQGRLLAGVGSVLRLYDLGKRKLLRKCENKLFPRTIVSIHTYRDRIYVGDMQESFHYCKYRRDENQLYIFADDSVPRWLTAAQHIDFDTMAGADKFGNIYFARLPQDISDEIEEDPTGGKIKWEQGKLNGAPNKVEEIVQFHVGDVVTSLQKASLIPGGGECLIYGTVMGSVGALLAFTSREDVDFFSHLEMHLRQEHPPLCGRDHMAYRSAYFPVKDVIDGDLCEQYPSLPADMQRKIADELDRTPGEILKKLEDIRNKII; this is encoded by the exons ATGTACCTCTACAGCCTGACGCTGCAGCGCGCGACGGGCGCCGTGTGCGCCGTCATCGGCAGCTTCAGCGGCCGCGACACGAAGAAGTCGGCGGCCTCCGGGTCCGCCTCCACGCAGGAGATAGCCGTCGCCCGTGGCAGCACGCtcgacctcctccgcccggACCCGGAGACGGGCCGCCTCCGCACGCTCCTCTCCGTCGACGTCTTCGGCGTCATCCGCTCGCTCGCGCAGTTCCGCCTCACCGGCGCCAACAAGGACTACCTCGTCGTCGGCTCCGACTCGGGCCGCCTCGTCATCCTCGAGTACTCCCCCGACCGCAACCGCTTCGACAAGGTCCATCAGGAGACTTTCGGCAAGTCCGGCTGCCGCCGCATCGTCCCCGGCCAGCTACTCGCGGTCGACCCTAAGGGCCGCGCGCTCTGCATCGCCGCGCTCGAGAAGCAGAAGCTCGTCTACGTCCTcaaccgcgacgccgccgcgcgcctcacCATCTCGTCCCCGCTCGAGGCGCACAAGTCCAACACTATTACCTTTTCCCTCACCGCCCTCGACTGTGGATTCGACAACCCCATCTTCGCCGCCATCGAGCTCGAGTATGCTGAGTCTGACCGCGACCCCACGGGGCAGGCTGCTAACCAGGCGCAGAAGCTCCTCACCTTCTACGAGCTTGACTTGGGCCTCAACCATGTCTCCCGCAAGGCCTCTGAGCCCATTGATAATGGTGCCAATCTTCTTGTGACTGTCCCTGGTGGTGGCGATGGTCCGAGTGGGGTTCTTGTGTGCTGTGACAACTTCGTGCTGTACCGGAACCAGGGGCACCCAGAGGTTCGTGCTGTTATTCCACGCCGTGCTGACCTCCCTGCTGAGCGTGGTGTCCTCATTGTTGCTGCTGCTACACACAGACAAAAGAGTCTGTTCTTCTTCTTACTACAGACCGAGTATGGTGACATCTTCAAGGTCGACCTGGAACATAGTGGGGAAACTGTTACTGAGCTCAGGATCAAGTACTTCGACACCATACCTGTGGCATCAGCTACCTGTGTGCTGCGATCGGGTTTCCTCTTTGCTGCTTCCGAGTTTGGCAACCATGCACTTTACCAGTTCCGTGATATTGGCCGGGATGCGGATGTCGAGTCATCTTCAGCAACACTGATGGAGACAGAGGAGGGGTTCCAGCCGGTTTTCTTTCAGCCAAGGCCACTAAAGAACCTCATCCGCATAGATGAGATCGAGAGCCTCATGCCAGTCATGGATATGCGTATCACGAATTTATTTGACGAGGAAACACCCCAATTGTTCACAGCCTGTGGCCGAGGTCCACGCTCCACACTTCGCATCCTGAGGCCTGGCCTTGCCATTAGTGAGATGGCACGATCAATGCTGCCTGCTGAGCCTATTGCCGTGTGGACTGTCAAGAAGAATATCAATGACATGTTTGATGCCTACATTGTTGTGTCCTTTGCTAATGTCACGCTCGTGCTCTCTATTGGCGAGACCATTGAAGAAGTGAGTGACAGCCAGTTCCTGGACACCACTCACTCCCTTGCAGTCACGCTCCTTGGCGAGGACTCTCTCATGCAGGTCCATCCAAATGGTATCAGGCACATCAGGGAGGATGGCCGTGTCAATGAGTGGAGAACTCCTGGAAAGAAAACTATAACAAAGGTTGGATCAAACCGGCTCCAGGTGGTAATTGCCCTCAGTGGCGGAGAGCTCATCTATTTTGAGATGGACATGACTGGTCAGCTCATGGAGGTGGAGAAGCAGGACATGTCTGGTGATGTTGCATGCCTGGCCATTGCGCCGGTTCCTGAGGGTAGGCAAAGGTCCAGATTTCTCGCTGTAGGATCTTATGATAACACCATCCGTATCCTCTCGCTGGACCCTGATGACTGCCTGCAGCCTCTAAGTGTGCAGAGTGTATCATCCGCACCAGAGTCACTCCTATTCCTAGAGGTACAGGCATCAGTTGGTGGTGAGGATGGTGCAGAATATCCAGCCAACCTTTTCCTCAATGCTGGCTTACAGAACGGTGTTCTTTTCCGCACCAATGTTGACATGGTTACGGGCCAGCTATCGGACACACGGTCTCGATTCCTTGGCCTCAGACCTCCAAAGCTGTTTCCCTGTATAGTTAGCCACAGGCAAGCAATGCTTTGCCTGTCCAGCCGTCCCTGGCTGGGCTATATACATCAAGGTCACTTCCTCTTGACCCCTCTGTCTTGTGACACGCTTGAATCTGCTGCATCCTTCTCTTCTGATCAGTGCTCAGAAggtgttgttgctgttgccggaGATGCCCTACGTATTTTCACCATTGAACGCCTGGGGGAGACTTTCAATGAGACAGCCATCCCTCTGCGCTACACCCCAAGGAAGTTTGTGATTCTAccaaagaaaaaatatattgcTGTCATTGAGAGTGATAAGGGTGCATTCAGTGCAGAAGAGCGAGAAGCCGCTAAGAAAGAGTGCCTTGAGGCTTCTGGTGCAACGGAGAATGGAAATGCGAACAATGGGGATCCAATGGAGAATGGTGATGGTCAAGAAGGTGGTGCTGAGGAGGGCAACACATTTCCTGATGAACAGTATGGTTATCCAAAGGCAGAATCAGAGCGGTGGGTTTCCTGCATTAGGATCCTTGATCCAAGAAGTAGGGACACAACCTGCCTGCTGGAATTGCAGGATAATGAGGCTGCTGTCAGTATTTGCACTGTGAATTTCCATGATAAGGAGCACGGCACTCTTCTGGTTGTTGGCACTGCCAAGGGTTTGCAGTTCTGGCCAAAGAGGACCCTTGCTGCTGGGTTCATCCACATATATAAGTTTGTCGATGAAGGGAAATCACTTGAACTTCTACACAAGACACAAGTGGAGGAAGTACCTCTTGCATTGTGCCAATACCAGGGACGGTTACTTGCAGGTGTTGGTTCAGTGCTCAGACTATACGATCTGGGGAAGAGAAAATTGCTCAGGAAATGTGAAAACAAACTTTTTCCGAGAACAATAGTGTCTATTCATACTTACCGTGATAGGATCTACGTTGGTGATATGCAAGAG TCATTTCACTACTGCAAGTACAGAAGGGATGAAAACCAGTTGTATATCTTTGCTGATGACAGTGTTCCAAGATGGCTTACAGCAGCTCAACACATAGACTTTGATACTATGGCTGGAGCTGACAAGTTTGGGAATATATATTTTGCTCGCCTTCCTCAGGATATCTCAGATGAGATTGAAGAAGACCCAACTGGAGGCAAGATTAAATGGGAGCAAGGGAAGTTAAATGGTGCCCCTAACAAAGTTGAGGAAATTGTGCAGTTTCATGTTGGTGATGTTGTCACAAGTTTGCAGAAGGCCTCTTTAATTCCTGGTGGAGGTGAATGTCTTATTTATGGAACTGTGATGGGCAGTGTAGGGGCACTGCTTGCATTCACCTCCAGGGAAGATGTTGACTTCTTCTCTCACTTGGAGATGCATCTCCGTCAGGAGCATCCACCATTATGCGGAAGAGATCACATGGCTTACAGATCTGCATATTTTCCAGTGAAG GATGTGATAGATGGGGATCTCTGTGAGCAGTATCCATCCCTACCAGCTGATATGCAGAGGAAGATAGCTGATGAGCTAGACAGAACTCCTGGTGAAATCCTTAAGAAGCTAGAAGACATTAGGAACAAGATCATATAA
- the LOC120693065 gene encoding calcium-dependent protein kinase 7, producing the protein MGNQCPNGTLGSDYYNRPASRFADGYLEEDRYSDLKKFEKPWPEVNSFKPTAAGILKRGLDPTSITVLERKTSDLREHYIIGRKLGQGQFGTTYLCTEISTGCEYACKTIPKCKLITKEDIEDVRREIQIMHHLSGHKNVVAIKDVYEDGQAVHIVMELCAGGELFDRIQEKGHYSEQKAAELIRIIVSIVAMCHSLGVMHRDLKPENFLLLDKEDDLSIKAIDFGLSVFFKPGQVFTELVGSPYYVAPEVLHKRYGPEADVWSAGVILYVLLSGVPPFWAETQQGIFDAVLKGHIDFDSDPWPKVSESAKNLIRKMLCPCPSDRLKAHEVLRHPWICENGVATDQALDPSVLSRLKQFSAMNKLKKLALRVIAERLSEEEIAGLRQLFKAVDVKNRGVITLGELKEGLRRYGTELEDRVISDIVEAADKDNNVTINYEEFIAATVPLNKIEREEHLMAAFTYFDKDGSGYITVDKLQRACGEHNMEDSFLEEIILEVDQNNDGQIDYAEFVAMMQGNKVGLGWQPMETTLNVTLRDAPQVH; encoded by the exons ATGGGGAATCAATGCCCAAACGGGACTCTTGGGAGTGATTACTACAATCGTCCCGCTTCTAGGTTCGCTGATGGATACCTCGAGGAGGATCGCTACTCTGACttgaagaagtttgagaagccATGGCCTGAGGTGAACTCATTTAAGCCCACTGCTGCTGGTATTCTGAAGCGGGGATTGGATCCAACATCTATCACTGTCCTTGAAAGGAAGACATCGGACCTAAGGGAACATTATATCATTGGTCGAAAGCTTGGTCAAGGGCAGTTTGGCACAACATACCTTTGCACGGAGATCAGTACTGGGTGTGAGTATGCATGCAAGACCATCCCAAAGTGCAAGCTCATCACCAAGGAGGACATTGAGGATGTGCGACGTGAGATCCAGATAATGCACCATTTGTCAGGCCACAAGAATGTTGTTGCAATCAAGGATGTTTATGAGGACGGGCAGGCGGTTCACATTGTGATGGAGCTATGTGCTGGTGGGGAGCTCTTTGACCGAATTCAGGAGAAGGGGCATTACAGTGAGCAGAAGGCTGCAGAGCTTATAAGAATCATTGTTAGTATAGTGGCTATGTGCCATTCACTTGGGGTGATGCACCGTGATCTAAAGCCAGAAAACTTTCTCCTTTTGGATAAAGAAGATGATCTATCAATAAAAGCAATTGATTTTGGTCTATCTGTGTTCTTCAAACCAG GTCAGGTTTTCACTGAGTTGGTTGGAAGTCCATATTATGTTGCTCCTGAGGTACTTCACAAACGTTATGGACCAGAAGCTGATGTGTGGTCAGCTGGAGTGATACTCTATGTATTGCTTAGTGGCGTGCCACCTTTTTGGGCAG AGACACAGCAAGGTATATTTGACGCTGTCCTTAAGGGGCACATCGATTTTGACTCGGACCCATGGCCTAAGGTATCTGAAAGTGCAAAGAATCTTATAAGAAAGATGCTCTGCCCTTGTCCTTCAGACCGTCTGAAAGCCCATGAAGTACTAC GCCATCCTTGGATTTGTGAAAATGGAGTGGCCACTGATCAAGCTCTTGATCCCAGCGTTCTTTCTCGGCTCAAACAATTCTCTGCAATGAACAAGTTAAAGAAATTGGCTCTGAGA GTGATTGCTGAACGTCTTTCTGAGGAGGAGATTGCTGGGTTAAGGCAATTGTTCAAAGCAGTGGATGTTAAAAATCGAGGTGTGATTACTCTTGGTGAGCTTAAAGAAGGCTTAAGAAGATATGGTACTGAATTGGAGGATAGAGTAATTAGTGATATAGTGGAAGCG GCTGATAAAGACAATAATGTGACAATCAATTATGAAGAATTTATCGCTGCAACTGTGCCTCTTAACAAAATAGAGCGTGAAGAGCACTTGATGGCGGCTTTTACTTACTTTGACAAAGATGGAAGTGGTTATATCACAGTTGACAAGCTTCAACGAGCTTGTGGAGAACATAACATGGAGGACTCTTTCCTTGAAGAGATAATTTTAGAAGTTGACCAGAACAAT GATGGTCAAATTGACTACGCCGAATTCGTAGCCATGATGCAAGGCAACAAAGTTGGACTTGGGTGGCAACCAATGGAAACCACTTTGAATGTAACCTTGAGAGATGCACCTCAAGTACACTGA
- the LOC120692199 gene encoding spliceosome-associated protein 130 A-like isoform X1 produces the protein MYLYSLTLQRATGAVCAVIGSFSGRDTKKSAASGSASTQEIAVARGSTLDLLRPDPETGRLRTLLSVDVFGVIRSLAQFRLTGANKDYLVVGSDSGRLVILEYSPDRNRFDKVHQETFGKSGCRRIVPGQLLAVDPKGRALCIAALEKQKLVYVLNRDAAARLTISSPLEAHKSNTITFSLTALDCGFDNPIFAAIELEYAESDRDPTGQAANQAQKLLTFYELDLGLNHVSRKASEPIDNGANLLVTVPGGGDGPSGVLVCCDNFVLYRNQGHPEVRAVIPRRADLPAERGVLIVAAATHRQKSLFFFLLQTEYGDIFKVDLEHSGETVTELRIKYFDTIPVASATCVLRSGFLFAASEFGNHALYQFRDIGRDADVESSSATLMETEEGFQPVFFQPRPLKNLIRIDEIESLMPVMDMRITNLFDEETPQLFTACGRGPRSTLRILRPGLAISEMARSMLPAEPIAVWTVKKNINDMFDAYIVVSFANVTLVLSIGETIEEVSDSQFLDTTHSLAVTLLGEDSLMQVHPNGIRHIREDGRVNEWRTPGKKTITKVGSNRLQVVIALSGGELIYFEMDMTGQLMEVEKQDMSGDVACLAIAPVPEGRQRSRFLAVGSYDNTIRILSLDPDDCLQPLSVQSVSSAPESLLFLEVQASVGGEDGAEYPANLFLNAGLQNGVLFRTNVDMVTGQLSDTRSRFLGLRPPKLFPCIVSHRQAMLCLSSRPWLGYIHQGHFLLTPLSCDTLESAASFSSDQCSEGVVAVAGDALRIFTIERLGETFNETAIPLRYTPRKFVILPKKKYIAVIESDKGAFSAEEREAAKKECLEASGATENGNANNGDPMENGDGQEGGAEEGNTFPDEQYGYPKAESERWVSCIRILDPRSRDTTCLLELQDNEAAVSICTVNFHDKEHGTLLVVGTAKGLQFWPKRTLAAGFIHIYKFVDEGKSLELLHKTQVEEVPLALCQYQGRLLAGVGSVLRLYDLGKRKLLRKCENKLFPRTIVSIHTYRDRIYVGDMQEPLGLVVMFTVTHTPTHARTHTFQSFHYCKYRRDENQLYIFADDSVPRWLTAAQHIDFDTMAGADKFGNIYFARLPQDISDEIEEDPTGGKIKWEQGKLNGAPNKVEEIVQFHVGDVVTSLQKASLIPGGGECLIYGTVMGSVGALLAFTSREDVDFFSHLEMHLRQEHPPLCGRDHMAYRSAYFPVKDVIDGDLCEQYPSLPADMQRKIADELDRTPGEILKKLEDIRNKII, from the exons ATGTACCTCTACAGCCTGACGCTGCAGCGCGCGACGGGCGCCGTGTGCGCCGTCATCGGCAGCTTCAGCGGCCGCGACACGAAGAAGTCGGCGGCCTCCGGGTCCGCCTCCACGCAGGAGATAGCCGTCGCCCGTGGCAGCACGCtcgacctcctccgcccggACCCGGAGACGGGCCGCCTCCGCACGCTCCTCTCCGTCGACGTCTTCGGCGTCATCCGCTCGCTCGCGCAGTTCCGCCTCACCGGCGCCAACAAGGACTACCTCGTCGTCGGCTCCGACTCGGGCCGCCTCGTCATCCTCGAGTACTCCCCCGACCGCAACCGCTTCGACAAGGTCCATCAGGAGACTTTCGGCAAGTCCGGCTGCCGCCGCATCGTCCCCGGCCAGCTACTCGCGGTCGACCCTAAGGGCCGCGCGCTCTGCATCGCCGCGCTCGAGAAGCAGAAGCTCGTCTACGTCCTcaaccgcgacgccgccgcgcgcctcacCATCTCGTCCCCGCTCGAGGCGCACAAGTCCAACACTATTACCTTTTCCCTCACCGCCCTCGACTGTGGATTCGACAACCCCATCTTCGCCGCCATCGAGCTCGAGTATGCTGAGTCTGACCGCGACCCCACGGGGCAGGCTGCTAACCAGGCGCAGAAGCTCCTCACCTTCTACGAGCTTGACTTGGGCCTCAACCATGTCTCCCGCAAGGCCTCTGAGCCCATTGATAATGGTGCCAATCTTCTTGTGACTGTCCCTGGTGGTGGCGATGGTCCGAGTGGGGTTCTTGTGTGCTGTGACAACTTCGTGCTGTACCGGAACCAGGGGCACCCAGAGGTTCGTGCTGTTATTCCACGCCGTGCTGACCTCCCTGCTGAGCGTGGTGTCCTCATTGTTGCTGCTGCTACACACAGACAAAAGAGTCTGTTCTTCTTCTTACTACAGACCGAGTATGGTGACATCTTCAAGGTCGACCTGGAACATAGTGGGGAAACTGTTACTGAGCTCAGGATCAAGTACTTCGACACCATACCTGTGGCATCAGCTACCTGTGTGCTGCGATCGGGTTTCCTCTTTGCTGCTTCCGAGTTTGGCAACCATGCACTTTACCAGTTCCGTGATATTGGCCGGGATGCGGATGTCGAGTCATCTTCAGCAACACTGATGGAGACAGAGGAGGGGTTCCAGCCGGTTTTCTTTCAGCCAAGGCCACTAAAGAACCTCATCCGCATAGATGAGATCGAGAGCCTCATGCCAGTCATGGATATGCGTATCACGAATTTATTTGACGAGGAAACACCCCAATTGTTCACAGCCTGTGGCCGAGGTCCACGCTCCACACTTCGCATCCTGAGGCCTGGCCTTGCCATTAGTGAGATGGCACGATCAATGCTGCCTGCTGAGCCTATTGCCGTGTGGACTGTCAAGAAGAATATCAATGACATGTTTGATGCCTACATTGTTGTGTCCTTTGCTAATGTCACGCTCGTGCTCTCTATTGGCGAGACCATTGAAGAAGTGAGTGACAGCCAGTTCCTGGACACCACTCACTCCCTTGCAGTCACGCTCCTTGGCGAGGACTCTCTCATGCAGGTCCATCCAAATGGTATCAGGCACATCAGGGAGGATGGCCGTGTCAATGAGTGGAGAACTCCTGGAAAGAAAACTATAACAAAGGTTGGATCAAACCGGCTCCAGGTGGTAATTGCCCTCAGTGGCGGAGAGCTCATCTATTTTGAGATGGACATGACTGGTCAGCTCATGGAGGTGGAGAAGCAGGACATGTCTGGTGATGTTGCATGCCTGGCCATTGCGCCGGTTCCTGAGGGTAGGCAAAGGTCCAGATTTCTCGCTGTAGGATCTTATGATAACACCATCCGTATCCTCTCGCTGGACCCTGATGACTGCCTGCAGCCTCTAAGTGTGCAGAGTGTATCATCCGCACCAGAGTCACTCCTATTCCTAGAGGTACAGGCATCAGTTGGTGGTGAGGATGGTGCAGAATATCCAGCCAACCTTTTCCTCAATGCTGGCTTACAGAACGGTGTTCTTTTCCGCACCAATGTTGACATGGTTACGGGCCAGCTATCGGACACACGGTCTCGATTCCTTGGCCTCAGACCTCCAAAGCTGTTTCCCTGTATAGTTAGCCACAGGCAAGCAATGCTTTGCCTGTCCAGCCGTCCCTGGCTGGGCTATATACATCAAGGTCACTTCCTCTTGACCCCTCTGTCTTGTGACACGCTTGAATCTGCTGCATCCTTCTCTTCTGATCAGTGCTCAGAAggtgttgttgctgttgccggaGATGCCCTACGTATTTTCACCATTGAACGCCTGGGGGAGACTTTCAATGAGACAGCCATCCCTCTGCGCTACACCCCAAGGAAGTTTGTGATTCTAccaaagaaaaaatatattgcTGTCATTGAGAGTGATAAGGGTGCATTCAGTGCAGAAGAGCGAGAAGCCGCTAAGAAAGAGTGCCTTGAGGCTTCTGGTGCAACGGAGAATGGAAATGCGAACAATGGGGATCCAATGGAGAATGGTGATGGTCAAGAAGGTGGTGCTGAGGAGGGCAACACATTTCCTGATGAACAGTATGGTTATCCAAAGGCAGAATCAGAGCGGTGGGTTTCCTGCATTAGGATCCTTGATCCAAGAAGTAGGGACACAACCTGCCTGCTGGAATTGCAGGATAATGAGGCTGCTGTCAGTATTTGCACTGTGAATTTCCATGATAAGGAGCACGGCACTCTTCTGGTTGTTGGCACTGCCAAGGGTTTGCAGTTCTGGCCAAAGAGGACCCTTGCTGCTGGGTTCATCCACATATATAAGTTTGTCGATGAAGGGAAATCACTTGAACTTCTACACAAGACACAAGTGGAGGAAGTACCTCTTGCATTGTGCCAATACCAGGGACGGTTACTTGCAGGTGTTGGTTCAGTGCTCAGACTATACGATCTGGGGAAGAGAAAATTGCTCAGGAAATGTGAAAACAAACTTTTTCCGAGAACAATAGTGTCTATTCATACTTACCGTGATAGGATCTACGTTGGTGATATGCAAGAG CCTCTTGGCCTCGTTGTGATGTTCACAGTGACACACACgcccacgcacgcacgcacacacaccTTCCAG TCATTTCACTACTGCAAGTACAGAAGGGATGAAAACCAGTTGTATATCTTTGCTGATGACAGTGTTCCAAGATGGCTTACAGCAGCTCAACACATAGACTTTGATACTATGGCTGGAGCTGACAAGTTTGGGAATATATATTTTGCTCGCCTTCCTCAGGATATCTCAGATGAGATTGAAGAAGACCCAACTGGAGGCAAGATTAAATGGGAGCAAGGGAAGTTAAATGGTGCCCCTAACAAAGTTGAGGAAATTGTGCAGTTTCATGTTGGTGATGTTGTCACAAGTTTGCAGAAGGCCTCTTTAATTCCTGGTGGAGGTGAATGTCTTATTTATGGAACTGTGATGGGCAGTGTAGGGGCACTGCTTGCATTCACCTCCAGGGAAGATGTTGACTTCTTCTCTCACTTGGAGATGCATCTCCGTCAGGAGCATCCACCATTATGCGGAAGAGATCACATGGCTTACAGATCTGCATATTTTCCAGTGAAG GATGTGATAGATGGGGATCTCTGTGAGCAGTATCCATCCCTACCAGCTGATATGCAGAGGAAGATAGCTGATGAGCTAGACAGAACTCCTGGTGAAATCCTTAAGAAGCTAGAAGACATTAGGAACAAGATCATATAA